AGCGGGAGAATTCAAAGCCCGGCCAGCATTCCCCATTGGTGAGGAAATAATTTATCGTGGATGGATGGTAACGCCGGAAAGATATGCGCGCCTCTATGTGGCCGTAGCAAATAAAGGCGGGGTCCTGAAGACCAATTCCGCACAATATCGTCGTTGCCACTATCTACCAGAATGGTATGAAATATGTGCTGACGTTACTCCAGAAACGATCACCACATACAGGGACGCTGATTTTGTCATAGCCGTAGCCGGCAAACATTGGCCAGGTTATTTCGTTAAGGACTACGTCAAATCTTTGACAACTCAACGTGGCTCAGTCGCAGCTAGGGCGGAGGATATTGCCGAAGTTGTTTCGCTCATAGAACAATACCGAGGTACGATTGAGGGAGGAGTATGCATCCGTAAGTTTGAACATTTAATTTCAGAAACAGAGGAAAGATATTTCGTCCTTGATGGAAAAGCTCATGGTCGAGATGGAATAGTCCCAACTTTTGTGGAAGAAATCGCTCAACGCATCAAAAGTCCATTCTTCTCGATCGATACTGTGTCGTCAGATGCGGGACAATTGCGGTTAATTGAACTAGGCGATGGGCAAGTTTCGGACAGGAAGAAATGGACCGCAAAACAGTTCGCATCTATGTTACGTGGGCTTTAGCAATTGCCGCAATTCGGCCAATTGCGGACGGACGATAGTGTCGGCCAAATTGATGGTGATTCATTACGATCGACTATTTACGTTCAATTAAATTCCACAGATTATGACCATGCCACGCGTATACGCTGATTTCAATGCTATTGAGTATGGTGGTGAAGGCGATTTTTCAGCTGAAATGGCATTGACCGGCTATGGCACACTAGCCAGCTTGGCTAGGCAGAGAATTCGTTTGATCGAAGGCATGTCATTGCTTCTATATGAACCGAACGACATCGAGTGCGAAGCAGTTGCCCATTTTGATAGCTCGCGCAAAGACCCTGCTGGCAGACTCGGAGCGTGGATTGCGAAAATTTCTGACCATCGGAAAATTCGCGATTGCTTTGTGGAGCGTGAATCTTCATATGCGCATCCATGCTTTGTTTGCGGGAACGATTTTGCCGCTCAGTCAAATACCTTGAAAAACCTCCGAGAGGTGTGCATTAATTGCGGAACGAGTGTTATGGAGCCAATGGCACCTCCGCAAAATGTAACTTAACTTTCTGGACGTGCGGTTATGAGAATAACAGATGGCTGCATTGGGTCGAATTTGGCCTGTCGCGACCGGCCCCAAACGGCCAGGAGCCGTCGTTCGTCCCGCATTGAAAATTCACCATAACAAAAAAGGAAATTTTTGTGCTTGAAGGAAAAATTTGTAGTATCCGCCATATTAACGAAGATGATTTGCCCCGCTACCTTGAAATGGTTTGCAGAGTCGACAATCGTGGCGACCATTTTCCGCACCGTGTAAAGTCTCCTGTAAATCTCCGCAAAGAATTCGTGGAAAATGGTTTCTCGCAGGACGACTACGAAAGATTACTCATCATCGGGGAGAACAACGTAGTCGTAGGTGAAATTGTGCACTTTAAAATTCGGACGCCATACACACGTGAAATCGGCTATTGGCTTTTTGATGAAAATTTTCGCGGCCGAGGCTATGTGAGCGAAGCGGTTCAGCTACTGGCCGACCACCTTTTTCGTTCTCGACCTATCAATCGCATCGAGATAATCGCTTCAAGCGAAAATGACGGCTCCAAACGAGTGGCTGAAAAGGCCGGCTTTCGATTTGAAGGCGTATTGCGTCAGTACGTTTTCATGGGTGGAAAGTACCATGACAGTTGCGTTTATTCGTTGCTAAGAGACGAATGGGGTGGAAAGAAAGTGGACAGTGAAAATTCTCTGGCATCTTGAATTAAGAGATTTGACGTGCAATTTAAATCGAAAGGCAAATAGCGGCCAGCTGCGGACATTCGTATCCACCATCAACTAGGCGCTCTATATGTCCCCTGTCATGAACAACACGAAGTGGGAGAAACTGAGATTCGGTATGAGCGGGCTCGGCACACTATCACCTCGGTTTCGCGCGCGCAATTTGCATAGTGGATATGTCAGTGCGTGGGATGGGGAATGGTTCCACCACTTCTATGGACACCACGAAGAGGATGAGTGGGTTGAGATTGCCGTGACATCCGCAGCCCAGCGTGAAGCTGTTCTGCGAGTGCTCCGCTCAGTGCATGTGCCTGGCGTCACGACAGAGACAGGATTCAAAATCTTCGGCTATGTACCCCTTGGCACGCATGTCCAATATCTATAGTCCATGACGCCATTCGGCCAGTAGCAGTTACCGACGACCTCAGCCGAAAGCGGACGTCTGGATGTCATCACTGTATGCTACCGGCTGCAGCTCTTTGCGCCCCAGGTAACTGACCTTGAGTCATTCATCCCTAAATGGCATTAATTAATGTCTTGTACGGCAATTGAACAATTTTTGGCTGTCGAAAGCTTCAGGTCGATTTGACGAGAAAGGGAAAAGCACCATGGAAATGGAAAACCAATGGCTTGCCTATGCGAAGCGCCTACAAGCATTGGCGTCGACATCATTGTATTTCTGCAAGGATGAATTCGATAAGGAACGTTTCACGGAAATCGCCGATATTGCAAATTTAATGCTTGCTCAGCTTGGGAACGTTCCTGTCGAACGAATTACCAACCTTGTCTCAGATTTTGCAATGGGTTATTCAACTCCGAAGGTGGATGTTCGTGGTGCCGTCATTGAAGGCGATAAAATCCTTCTTGTCCGAGAAAAATCAGATGGCAAATGGACGCTGCCAGGTGGCTTTGCTGATGTAGGTTTGTCGCCTGCCGAAAATGTGGTCAAAGAAATACATGAAGAAGCTGGATTGGTTGTTGCGGCGACCAAACTCTTCAACGTGCGCCACAAAGCGAAGGGACCGTACGACCCAGATGCTCGCGATTTCTATAAGCTTTATTTTCTATGTGAATGCGCCGATACGACAAGCCCATTTACCGGCCCTGAAACCTCAGGTGTCGATTTCTTTTCTCTGGATAATCTTCCAGAGCTATCGCTCGGCCGGGTAGTTAAAGCGGACCTGGAGACTGCATTTGCATTTCATCGTGGCATGGTAACGTCCACTTTATTTGATTGATGCAGTCAATGTTTGAGCGCGAACAGCGGCTATCGGCCAGGAGCAGCGTGTCACAACAGCTATGTCGGGTAGATGGCTGCCAACATGTATTTCGTGGGATATTTGGTCTATAGACCAGCGACCGTGATTTAATATACCCAAATCCAATGATTTCAATACCTGCCGATGGGGTGTGCTTGCGGGATTTTCGTCGAGAG
This DNA window, taken from Collimonas arenae, encodes the following:
- a CDS encoding DUF6678 family protein, whose amino-acid sequence is MNNTKWEKLRFGMSGLGTLSPRFRARNLHSGYVSAWDGEWFHHFYGHHEEDEWVEIAVTSAAQREAVLRVLRSVHVPGVTTETGFKIFGYVPLGTHVQYL
- a CDS encoding NUDIX hydrolase; this encodes MEMENQWLAYAKRLQALASTSLYFCKDEFDKERFTEIADIANLMLAQLGNVPVERITNLVSDFAMGYSTPKVDVRGAVIEGDKILLVREKSDGKWTLPGGFADVGLSPAENVVKEIHEEAGLVVAATKLFNVRHKAKGPYDPDARDFYKLYFLCECADTTSPFTGPETSGVDFFSLDNLPELSLGRVVKADLETAFAFHRGMVTSTLFD
- a CDS encoding ATP-grasp domain-containing protein, coding for MQPKTYKEFNRRLNQMHLLFPSDPFNKSVVDEAYEEEFVALVALGFTYSLFSFEDFEAGEFKARPAFPIGEEIIYRGWMVTPERYARLYVAVANKGGVLKTNSAQYRRCHYLPEWYEICADVTPETITTYRDADFVIAVAGKHWPGYFVKDYVKSLTTQRGSVAARAEDIAEVVSLIEQYRGTIEGGVCIRKFEHLISETEERYFVLDGKAHGRDGIVPTFVEEIAQRIKSPFFSIDTVSSDAGQLRLIELGDGQVSDRKKWTAKQFASMLRGL
- a CDS encoding GNAT family N-acetyltransferase, encoding MLEGKICSIRHINEDDLPRYLEMVCRVDNRGDHFPHRVKSPVNLRKEFVENGFSQDDYERLLIIGENNVVVGEIVHFKIRTPYTREIGYWLFDENFRGRGYVSEAVQLLADHLFRSRPINRIEIIASSENDGSKRVAEKAGFRFEGVLRQYVFMGGKYHDSCVYSLLRDEWGGKKVDSENSLAS